The following proteins come from a genomic window of Methanosarcina sp. MTP4:
- a CDS encoding tryptophan transporter, with the protein MKSQDIAVVGILLAVGAIVRYLSLVIPGPIVSNLVIAFYCLAVILVVPTFKEVIGIGVVAGIVCALLSHSIFPPANLISEPVGAVVCLLTFTAFKSRFSISPALATLAGTLASGTTFVIVAMVMIAPTILSKFATMGAFVAAVIPIVIGTAIANAIIAQILYMPASKVLARGRA; encoded by the coding sequence ATGAAATCTCAGGATATTGCTGTCGTTGGAATTTTATTAGCAGTTGGCGCAATCGTGCGCTATTTATCCCTGGTAATCCCGGGACCCATTGTCTCGAACCTTGTAATCGCTTTTTACTGTCTTGCCGTAATCCTCGTGGTCCCCACCTTCAAAGAAGTAATAGGGATCGGGGTAGTGGCAGGAATAGTGTGTGCGCTTCTCAGCCACTCCATTTTCCCGCCTGCAAACCTTATCAGCGAACCTGTGGGAGCTGTGGTCTGCCTGCTTACATTCACAGCTTTCAAGAGCAGGTTTTCCATCTCTCCTGCCCTGGCAACCCTTGCCGGGACCCTTGCCAGCGGAACCACCTTTGTCATCGTTGCAATGGTGATGATTGCCCCGACAATCCTCTCGAAGTTTGCAACCATGGGAGCTTTTGTCGCAGCCGTAATCCCCATCGTGATCGGGACCGCAATCGCCAACGCAATTATCGCCCAGATCCTTTACATGCCGGCCTCAAAGGTCCTTGCGAGGGGAAGAGCATGA